In Equus caballus isolate H_3958 breed thoroughbred chromosome 7, TB-T2T, whole genome shotgun sequence, one DNA window encodes the following:
- the FGF22 gene encoding fibroblast growth factor 22, which yields MRGRLWLGLAWLLLARAPGAAGTPGGPRRARSYPHLEGDVRWRRLFSSTHFFLGVDPSGRVQGTRWRHSPDSVLEIRSLRVGVVALKAVHTGFYVAMSRRGRLYGSRVCTAHCSFRERIEENGYNTYASVRWRHRGRPMFLALDGQGAPRRGGRTRVHHLSTHFLPVLVS from the exons ATGCGCGGCCGCCTGTGGCTGGGCCTGGCGTGGCTGCTGCTGGCGCGGGCGCCCGGCGCCGCGGGGACCCCCGGCGGTCCGCGGAGAGCGCGCAGCTACCCGCACCTGGAGGGCGACGTGCGCTGGCGGCGCCTCTTCTCCTCCACCCACTtcttcctgggcgtggaccccaGCGGCCGCGTGCAGGGCACCCGCTGGCGCCACAGCCCTGACA GCGTCCTGGAGATCCGCTCCCTCCGCGTGGGTGTTGTGGCCCTCAAGGCCGTGCACACCGGCTTCTACGTGGCCATGAGCCGCCGGGGCCGCCTCTACGGGTCG AGGGTCTGCACCGCCCACTGCAGTTTCCGGGAGCGCATTGAGGAGAACGGCTACAACACATACGCCTCGGTCCGCTGGCGCCACCGTGGCCGGCCCATGTTCCTGGCGCTGGACGGGCAGGGGGCCCCGCGTCGTGGTGGCCGGACGCGGGTGCACCACCTATCCACGCACTTCCTGCCCGTCCTGGTGTCTTGA